Proteins from a genomic interval of Rhizobium etli CFN 42:
- a CDS encoding pyridoxal phosphate-dependent aminotransferase — MFSISKRSEVEPFHAMDVLAEATKRRAAGHAVISMAVGQPSHPAPRAALEAARAALVEGRIGYTDALGTARLKSALAWHYRDRHGLDIDPKRIAITTGSSAGFNLAFLSLFDAGDAVAIARPGYPAYRNILGALGLEALEVPVTAETHFTLTPESLEAAQQQSGVRLKGVLLASPANPTGTVTGRDGLKALADYCAAQSIALISDEIYHGLTFAGEEASALELTDEAIVVNSFSKYYCMTGWRIGWMVLPERLVRPIERVAQSLYISPPELSQIAAVAALGASEELDHVKASYAANRALLLDRLPKIGLAPASPMDGAFYAYVDVSRFTNDSMGFAKRMLAEINVAATPGLDFDPLEGHRTLRLSYAGSQGEIAEALERIAVWLR; from the coding sequence TTGTTTTCCATATCGAAACGCAGCGAAGTCGAGCCTTTTCATGCCATGGACGTGTTGGCGGAGGCGACGAAGCGGCGGGCAGCCGGCCACGCCGTCATCTCGATGGCGGTCGGCCAGCCCTCGCATCCCGCGCCTCGAGCTGCGCTCGAAGCGGCACGCGCCGCCCTTGTCGAAGGCCGGATCGGTTATACGGATGCGCTGGGGACGGCGCGGCTGAAATCCGCGCTTGCCTGGCACTACAGGGACCGTCACGGCCTGGATATCGATCCCAAGCGCATCGCAATAACCACAGGTTCGTCTGCAGGGTTCAATCTTGCCTTTCTGTCGCTTTTCGATGCCGGCGATGCCGTGGCGATCGCAAGACCGGGTTATCCCGCTTATCGCAACATTTTGGGCGCGCTGGGGCTGGAGGCTCTCGAAGTGCCGGTGACGGCCGAGACCCACTTCACCCTGACACCTGAGAGCCTCGAGGCGGCGCAGCAGCAAAGCGGCGTCAGGCTCAAGGGCGTGCTGCTTGCGAGCCCCGCCAATCCGACCGGCACTGTGACCGGCCGTGACGGGTTGAAGGCGCTTGCGGATTACTGCGCGGCCCAATCCATCGCCTTGATCTCCGATGAGATCTATCATGGGCTGACCTTCGCGGGGGAGGAGGCGAGCGCGCTTGAGCTGACCGACGAGGCGATCGTCGTCAACTCCTTCTCCAAATATTACTGCATGACCGGCTGGCGAATCGGCTGGATGGTGCTGCCCGAGCGCCTGGTGCGGCCGATCGAGCGGGTGGCGCAGAGCCTCTATATCTCGCCGCCCGAGCTCTCCCAGATCGCAGCGGTGGCCGCGCTTGGCGCAAGCGAAGAGCTCGATCATGTCAAGGCGAGCTATGCGGCAAATCGCGCACTGCTGCTCGACCGCCTGCCCAAGATCGGCCTTGCGCCCGCTTCGCCGATGGACGGCGCCTTCTACGCCTATGTCGATGTCTCGCGCTTCACCAATGACAGCATGGGTTTTGCCAAACGCATGCTCGCAGAAATCAACGTCGCGGCGACGCCGGGCCTGGATTTCGATCCGCTGGAGGGACATCGAACCTTGCGTCTCTCTTATGCGGGTTCGCAAGGAGAGATCGCTGAGGCGTTGGAGCGGATAGCAGTTTGGCTGAGGTAG
- a CDS encoding DUF2778 domain-containing protein, translated as MAFAVGTLDNVAPLSGSALRSRRSRGFLYGVVGAGLLTSTWLIATLATMHSVAGPLSPADSLAQIGAAPKVTPSTRLERLIHVGKGDRLTAFDAKPKMPLTASLIQSHAEKTAAAATALAALAKNNRLVMAAEQPVVAAISDSAKFRKDDAIAPPPVELASAEIEDDGNRIIVPSKEAVAAAQLQAMLALADADPRQIAPAPIEPVASPVRTAAPVEVAAAEDQPFALVLSPDAGSVPLPMARPDGLIGKPAPAVKGAQRSAGPVLAYAQPNSPIEDDEDDAVPRYDKPVFSPKLRAGIAIYDIENSTVYLPNGERLEAHSGLGKMRDNPRYANKKMRGPTPPHTYVLTMREALFHGVEALRLTPVEGSDAIYDRVGLLAHTYMLGKNGDSNGCVSFKDYKRFLAAYKRGEIKQLVVVPRMNNKPASTLASLFSPRS; from the coding sequence ATGGCGTTTGCGGTAGGGACGTTGGATAACGTCGCCCCTCTTAGCGGATCTGCTTTGCGTTCGCGCAGATCTCGTGGTTTTCTTTACGGTGTCGTCGGCGCCGGGCTTTTAACCTCAACATGGCTGATCGCGACCTTGGCAACGATGCATTCGGTGGCCGGGCCCCTCTCTCCAGCCGATAGCCTGGCACAGATCGGGGCCGCCCCGAAGGTGACGCCGTCAACTCGCCTTGAGAGGTTGATCCATGTCGGCAAGGGTGACCGGCTGACCGCCTTCGACGCGAAGCCGAAGATGCCGCTGACCGCAAGTCTCATCCAGTCTCACGCCGAAAAGACTGCCGCTGCCGCAACGGCATTGGCGGCTCTTGCGAAGAACAATCGGCTCGTCATGGCCGCCGAGCAACCTGTCGTCGCCGCGATTTCCGATAGCGCCAAGTTCCGCAAGGATGATGCGATCGCGCCGCCGCCGGTCGAACTCGCCTCGGCAGAGATTGAAGACGACGGCAACCGGATCATCGTTCCGTCAAAGGAGGCCGTCGCCGCGGCCCAACTCCAGGCGATGCTCGCGCTGGCCGATGCCGACCCCCGGCAGATCGCGCCCGCCCCGATCGAGCCGGTCGCCTCTCCTGTGAGGACCGCCGCACCGGTGGAGGTCGCAGCGGCAGAGGATCAACCCTTCGCTCTCGTCCTGTCGCCCGATGCAGGTTCCGTGCCGTTGCCGATGGCGCGTCCGGATGGACTCATCGGCAAACCGGCGCCGGCCGTCAAAGGGGCGCAGCGCTCTGCCGGGCCTGTCCTGGCCTATGCCCAGCCAAACTCGCCGATCGAGGACGATGAGGACGATGCCGTGCCACGCTACGACAAGCCGGTCTTCTCGCCGAAACTGCGGGCGGGTATCGCGATCTATGATATCGAAAACAGCACTGTCTACCTGCCGAATGGCGAACGGCTGGAGGCTCATTCCGGTCTCGGAAAGATGCGCGACAACCCGCGCTATGCGAACAAGAAGATGCGCGGACCAACGCCGCCGCATACCTATGTCCTCACGATGCGCGAGGCCCTCTTTCACGGTGTCGAAGCGCTGCGCTTGACACCGGTGGAAGGCTCGGATGCCATCTATGACCGTGTCGGCCTGCTTGCCCACACCTACATGCTCGGCAAGAACGGCGATTCCAACGGCTGCGTTTCCTTCAAGGATTACAAGCGCTTCCTGGCCGCCTACAAACGCGGCGAGATCAAGCAGCTCGTGGTGGTGCCGCGGATGAACAACAAGCCCGCCTCGACGCTGGCCTCGCTGTTTTCGCCGCGTAGCTAA
- a CDS encoding DsbA family protein — protein sequence MAFFPKSFTALALAASIALPLPAAALDDQQKKEFGEFIKQYLIENPEIMLDVQEALQKKQEAARLVKANMAIEENTANIFNSKDDVTLGNPKGDVTVVEFFDYNCTYCRHALPDMQAMLKKDTNVRFVLKEFPILGPDSVAAHKVADAFRRLAPAKYADFHVALLSSEGRASEDSAIAVAASLGVSEDKVRAEMAKSPNDGIVQATYQLASSLGISGTPSYVIGNELVPGAVGLDDLEAKVKNMRSCGKTVC from the coding sequence ATGGCCTTCTTCCCGAAAAGCTTCACCGCACTGGCGCTTGCCGCTTCGATCGCGCTCCCGTTACCGGCGGCAGCGCTCGACGATCAGCAGAAGAAGGAGTTCGGCGAATTCATCAAGCAATATCTGATCGAAAATCCGGAGATCATGCTCGACGTCCAGGAGGCGCTGCAGAAGAAGCAGGAAGCCGCGCGGCTGGTGAAGGCCAATATGGCGATCGAGGAGAACACCGCGAACATCTTCAATTCAAAAGATGACGTCACGCTCGGCAATCCCAAGGGCGACGTGACCGTCGTCGAATTCTTCGATTATAATTGCACCTACTGCCGCCACGCGCTTCCCGACATGCAGGCGATGCTGAAGAAGGACACGAACGTCCGCTTCGTGCTCAAGGAATTCCCGATCCTCGGGCCGGATTCGGTTGCCGCCCACAAAGTGGCCGACGCCTTCCGCAGGCTGGCGCCTGCGAAATATGCCGATTTCCATGTGGCCCTTCTCAGCAGCGAAGGCCGCGCCTCGGAAGACAGTGCGATCGCCGTCGCAGCCTCTCTCGGCGTCAGCGAAGACAAGGTTCGTGCCGAGATGGCCAAGAGCCCGAACGATGGGATCGTTCAGGCGACCTATCAGCTGGCCTCCAGCCTCGGCATCAGCGGCACGCCCTCTTATGTGATCGGCAACGAGCTGGTCCCGGGCGCCGTCGGGCTCGACGATCTCGAAGCCAAGGTCAAGAACATGCGCAGCTGCGGCAAGACCGTCTGCTAA
- the phaC gene encoding class I poly(R)-hydroxyalkanoic acid synthase: MVTDSKQESGGQKNGDKTGFDATDLKPYLLKDPETMAMNFARALENLGQAASAWLAPRERGEITETAIDPMTDMVKTLSKISEYWISDPRRTFEAQTQLMSSFFGIWMRSMQRMQGTRGMQGEPLPPEPDTRKDKRFSDEDWQKNPFFDFLRQVYFVTSDWVDKLVSETDGLDEHTKHKAGFYVKQITAALSPSNFIATNPQLYRETIASNGENLVRGMKMLAEDIAAGKGELRLRQTDMTKFAVGRDMALTPGKVIAQNDICQIIQYEASTETVLKRPLLICPPWINKFYILDLNPQKSFIKWCVDQGQTVFVISWVNPDGRHAEKDWAAYAREGIDFALETIEKATGEKEVNAVGYCVGGTLLAATLALHAKEKNKRIKTATLFTTQVDFTHAGDLKVFVDEEQLAALEEHMQAAGYLDGSKMSMAFNMLRASELIWPYFVNSYLKGQEPLPFDLLFWNADSTRMAAANHAFYLRNCYLRNALTQNEMILDGKRISLKDVKIPIYNLATREDHIAPAKSVFLGSRFFGGKVEFVVTGSGHIAGVVNPPDKRKYQFWTGGPAKGEYETWLEQASETPGSWWPHWQAWIETHDGRRVAARKPGGDALNAIEEAPGSYVMERT, from the coding sequence ATGGTGACCGACAGCAAGCAGGAGAGTGGCGGCCAGAAAAATGGCGACAAGACCGGTTTCGACGCGACCGATCTCAAACCCTATCTGTTGAAGGATCCCGAGACCATGGCGATGAATTTCGCCCGGGCGCTCGAAAATCTCGGCCAGGCCGCCTCGGCCTGGCTTGCGCCGCGCGAACGCGGCGAGATCACCGAAACGGCCATCGATCCGATGACCGACATGGTCAAGACGCTTTCCAAGATCAGCGAATACTGGATTTCCGATCCCCGCCGCACCTTCGAGGCGCAGACTCAGCTGATGTCGTCCTTCTTCGGCATCTGGATGCGCTCGATGCAGCGCATGCAGGGCACGCGTGGGATGCAGGGCGAGCCCCTGCCGCCCGAGCCCGACACCCGCAAGGACAAGCGCTTTTCGGATGAGGATTGGCAGAAAAATCCGTTCTTCGATTTCCTCCGCCAGGTCTATTTCGTCACGAGTGACTGGGTGGACAAGCTGGTGTCGGAGACCGACGGCCTCGACGAGCACACCAAGCACAAGGCGGGATTCTACGTGAAGCAGATCACGGCAGCCCTTTCGCCGAGCAACTTCATCGCTACCAACCCACAGCTTTATCGCGAGACCATCGCGAGCAACGGCGAAAACCTGGTGCGCGGCATGAAAATGCTCGCCGAGGACATTGCTGCCGGAAAGGGCGAGCTTCGCCTTCGCCAGACCGACATGACGAAATTCGCCGTCGGGCGCGACATGGCGTTGACGCCGGGCAAGGTGATCGCCCAGAACGATATCTGCCAGATCATCCAGTACGAAGCCTCGACCGAGACGGTGCTGAAACGGCCATTGCTGATCTGCCCGCCCTGGATCAACAAGTTCTACATTCTCGACCTCAACCCGCAGAAATCCTTCATCAAATGGTGCGTCGACCAGGGGCAGACGGTCTTCGTCATTTCCTGGGTCAACCCGGATGGGCGCCACGCCGAGAAGGACTGGGCCGCCTATGCCCGAGAGGGCATCGATTTCGCGCTGGAGACGATCGAAAAGGCGACCGGGGAGAAGGAGGTCAACGCCGTCGGCTACTGTGTCGGCGGCACGTTGCTCGCGGCAACGCTGGCGCTGCACGCAAAGGAGAAGAACAAGCGGATCAAGACCGCCACGCTCTTCACCACTCAGGTCGATTTCACCCATGCGGGCGACCTCAAGGTCTTCGTCGACGAGGAGCAACTGGCCGCGCTCGAAGAGCATATGCAGGCGGCCGGCTATCTCGACGGTTCGAAGATGTCGATGGCTTTCAACATGCTGCGTGCGTCCGAGCTGATCTGGCCTTATTTCGTCAACAGCTACCTCAAGGGCCAGGAGCCCCTGCCCTTCGACCTATTGTTCTGGAACGCCGATTCGACCCGCATGGCGGCGGCAAACCATGCCTTCTACCTTCGCAATTGCTATCTTCGCAACGCGCTGACGCAGAACGAGATGATTCTCGACGGCAAGCGCATATCTCTGAAAGACGTGAAGATCCCGATCTATAATCTCGCCACGCGCGAGGATCACATCGCCCCCGCCAAGTCGGTTTTCCTCGGCAGCCGGTTCTTCGGCGGCAAGGTGGAATTTGTTGTCACCGGCTCGGGACATATCGCCGGCGTCGTCAACCCGCCCGACAAGAGGAAATATCAATTCTGGACGGGCGGCCCGGCCAAGGGCGAATACGAGACCTGGCTCGAGCAGGCGAGCGAGACGCCCGGATCATGGTGGCCACATTGGCAAGCCTGGATAGAGACGCATGACGGCAGACGCGTTGCAGCGCGCAAGCCCGGCGGCGATGCGCTGAACGCGATCGAAGAAGCACCGGGAAGTTATGTGATGGAACGCACCTGA
- a CDS encoding homoserine dehydrogenase, with translation MADALKIGIAGLGTVGASLVRIIQQKSNELAVTCGRPITITAVSARDKTRDRGVDLSAVAWFDRPEDLAEKGDIDVFVELMGGAEGAANVSVRAALQRGLHVVTANKALLAYHGVELATIAEEKGSLLNFEAAVAGGIPVIKALRESLTGNAVSRIYGIMNGTCNYILTKMEKEGLSFAECLKEAQRLGYAEADPAFDIEGNDTAHKLAILTTLAFGNRIAADDIYLEGITNISIEDIHAAAELGYRIKLLGVAQRTETGIEQRVHPTMVPVDSVIAQVDGITNAVAIESDVLGELLMVGPGAGGNATASSVLGDIADIAKSQPGAQRVPVLGHPAKALEPYRKAQMQSHEGGYFIRLTVLDRTGVFASVATRMAENHISLESIVQRSTQHLAPSHHQTIILVTHATMEESVRKAVASIRSEGYLFGEPQVIRIERPKEEA, from the coding sequence ATGGCAGATGCCCTCAAAATCGGCATTGCGGGCTTAGGCACCGTTGGCGCCTCGCTTGTCCGCATCATTCAGCAGAAGAGCAACGAGCTTGCCGTCACCTGCGGACGTCCGATTACGATCACCGCGGTTTCCGCGCGCGACAAAACGCGGGACCGGGGCGTCGATCTTTCTGCCGTCGCCTGGTTCGATCGGCCTGAGGATCTGGCCGAAAAGGGTGATATCGACGTCTTCGTCGAGCTGATGGGCGGCGCCGAAGGGGCTGCCAACGTCTCGGTGCGCGCCGCACTTCAGCGTGGTCTCCATGTGGTGACAGCCAACAAGGCGCTGCTCGCCTATCACGGCGTCGAGCTTGCGACGATCGCGGAAGAGAAGGGCTCGCTGTTGAATTTCGAGGCGGCGGTCGCCGGTGGCATCCCCGTCATCAAGGCGCTGCGCGAATCGCTGACGGGCAACGCCGTCTCGCGCATCTATGGCATCATGAACGGCACCTGCAACTACATCCTGACCAAGATGGAGAAGGAGGGGCTTTCCTTTGCCGAATGCCTCAAGGAAGCGCAGCGGCTGGGTTATGCCGAAGCCGATCCCGCCTTCGATATCGAAGGCAACGACACCGCCCACAAGCTTGCCATCCTGACGACGCTTGCCTTTGGCAATCGCATCGCGGCCGACGACATCTATCTCGAAGGCATCACCAATATCTCGATCGAGGACATCCACGCCGCGGCCGAACTCGGTTACCGCATCAAGCTGCTCGGCGTTGCCCAGCGCACCGAGACCGGCATCGAACAGCGTGTACACCCGACCATGGTCCCGGTCGATTCCGTCATCGCCCAGGTCGACGGCATTACCAATGCGGTGGCAATTGAATCCGACGTACTCGGCGAACTGCTGATGGTCGGTCCAGGCGCCGGCGGCAATGCGACGGCCTCGTCCGTGCTTGGCGATATCGCTGATATCGCCAAGAGCCAGCCGGGTGCTCAGCGCGTGCCGGTGCTCGGCCATCCCGCAAAGGCGCTGGAGCCTTACCGCAAGGCGCAGATGCAGAGCCACGAGGGCGGATATTTCATCCGCCTGACTGTGCTCGACCGCACCGGCGTCTTTGCAAGCGTCGCCACCCGCATGGCGGAAAACCACATCTCGCTCGAATCGATCGTCCAGCGCTCCACGCAGCACCTGGCCCCATCGCATCACCAGACGATCATCCTCGTCACCCATGCGACGATGGAAGAGTCCGTGCGCAAGGCGGTCGCCTCGATAAGGTCGGAAGGCTACCTCTTCGGCGAGCCGCAGGTGATTCGTATCGAACGGCCGAAAGAAGAAGCTTAA
- the aroQ gene encoding type II 3-dehydroquinate dehydratase — MTQTIFVLNGPNLNMLGKREPGIYGSKTLKDVEADCKVEGRELGFDIDFRQSNHEGTLVDWLHEADEKAAGVAINAAAYTHTSLALHDAIRAISIPVVELHMSNVHAREEFRHKSIIAPACKGVICGFGAHSYILALHALKNITA, encoded by the coding sequence ATGACGCAAACGATTTTTGTCCTGAACGGGCCAAACCTGAACATGCTGGGCAAACGAGAGCCCGGGATTTATGGGAGCAAGACGCTCAAGGACGTCGAGGCAGACTGCAAGGTAGAGGGGCGCGAACTCGGCTTTGATATCGACTTCCGTCAGAGCAACCACGAAGGCACGCTTGTGGACTGGCTCCACGAGGCCGACGAAAAGGCCGCCGGCGTCGCCATCAATGCAGCCGCCTACACGCATACGTCACTCGCGCTGCACGACGCGATCCGCGCTATTTCCATTCCCGTCGTCGAGCTCCACATGTCCAACGTCCATGCACGGGAAGAATTCCGCCACAAGTCGATCATCGCGCCGGCATGCAAGGGCGTGATTTGCGGCTTCGGGGCTCACAGCTACATCCTGGCGCTGCATGCGCTGAAGAACATCACGGCATAA
- a CDS encoding LL-diaminopimelate aminotransferase, which translates to MEEFHKVRRLPPYVFEQVNRLKASARAGGADIIDLGMGNPDLPTPQAIVDKLCEVVQDPRTHRYSSSKGIPGLRRAQAAYYARRFGVKLNPDTQVVATLGSKEGFANMAQAITAPGDVILCPNPTYPIHAFGFLMAGGVIRSMSVEPDETFFPPLERAVRHSIPKPLALILNYPSNPTAFVATLDFYKDVVAFAKKHDIIVLSDLAYSEIYFDDTPPPSVLEVPGAMDVTVEFTSMSKTFSMPGWRMGFAVGNERLIAALTRVKSYLDYGAFTPIQVAATHALNGDGSDIAEVRNVYKRRRDVMVESFGKAGFDVPPPAATMFAWAKIPEKFRHLGSLEFSKLLVEKADVAVAPGIGFGEMGDDYVRLALVENEHRIRQAARNIKKFMSTADQTMHNVISLNAHR; encoded by the coding sequence ATGGAAGAGTTTCACAAAGTCCGGCGTTTGCCGCCTTATGTTTTCGAACAGGTCAACCGTTTGAAAGCAAGCGCGCGAGCGGGCGGCGCCGATATCATCGATCTCGGCATGGGAAACCCTGACCTTCCCACTCCCCAGGCGATCGTCGACAAGCTGTGCGAGGTCGTGCAGGATCCGCGCACCCACCGTTATTCCTCCTCCAAGGGCATACCGGGCCTGCGCCGCGCCCAGGCCGCCTATTATGCCCGCCGTTTCGGCGTCAAGCTCAACCCGGATACGCAGGTGGTCGCCACCCTCGGCTCCAAGGAGGGCTTCGCCAATATGGCGCAGGCGATCACCGCGCCCGGCGACGTGATTCTCTGCCCGAATCCCACCTATCCGATCCACGCCTTCGGCTTCCTGATGGCCGGCGGCGTGATCCGCTCGATGTCGGTGGAGCCGGACGAGACTTTCTTCCCGCCGCTTGAGCGCGCGGTCCGGCATTCGATCCCGAAGCCCCTGGCGCTGATCCTCAACTATCCCTCGAACCCGACGGCCTTTGTCGCGACGCTCGATTTCTACAAGGACGTCGTCGCCTTCGCCAAGAAGCACGACATCATCGTGCTCTCCGACCTCGCCTATTCGGAGATCTATTTCGACGACACGCCGCCGCCGTCGGTTCTCGAAGTGCCGGGCGCAATGGATGTGACGGTCGAGTTCACCTCGATGTCGAAGACCTTTTCCATGCCTGGCTGGCGCATGGGCTTTGCCGTCGGCAACGAGCGGCTGATCGCTGCGCTCACCCGCGTCAAATCCTACCTCGATTACGGCGCCTTCACGCCGATCCAGGTGGCGGCGACGCATGCCCTGAACGGCGACGGCTCCGACATTGCCGAAGTGCGCAACGTCTATAAGCGCCGCCGCGACGTCATGGTCGAAAGCTTCGGCAAGGCCGGCTTCGATGTGCCTCCGCCGGCAGCCACCATGTTCGCCTGGGCGAAAATCCCGGAAAAGTTCCGTCATCTCGGTTCGCTGGAGTTTTCCAAGCTGCTGGTCGAGAAGGCCGACGTCGCCGTTGCTCCGGGCATCGGCTTCGGCGAGATGGGCGACGACTATGTCCGTCTGGCGCTTGTCGAGAATGAACACCGCATCCGTCAGGCTGCGCGCAACATCAAGAAGTTCATGTCGACCGCAGACCAGACGATGCATAATGTCATCTCGCTCAACGCCCACCGTTAA
- the accB gene encoding acetyl-CoA carboxylase biotin carboxyl carrier protein — translation MAEKKSGIDQALIRDLANILNETDLTEIEVEQDDLRIRVSRGGTPQYVQAPIAAPAFAAPAAAATPAAAAAAPAAAPGRNPANVVNAPMVGTVYMAPAPGARPFIEIGATVKEGQTLIIIEAMKTMNQIPSPKAGKVTEILVDDGHPVEYGQALVVIE, via the coding sequence ATGGCTGAAAAGAAATCGGGTATCGATCAGGCACTGATCCGCGATCTCGCCAACATCCTCAACGAGACGGATCTGACGGAGATCGAGGTAGAGCAGGACGACTTGCGCATCCGCGTTTCGCGCGGCGGCACGCCGCAATACGTCCAGGCGCCGATCGCTGCACCGGCCTTTGCCGCTCCGGCAGCAGCCGCCACTCCGGCAGCCGCCGCTGCCGCGCCCGCCGCAGCACCCGGCCGCAACCCGGCGAATGTCGTTAATGCGCCGATGGTCGGCACCGTCTATATGGCACCGGCTCCGGGCGCACGTCCGTTCATCGAAATCGGCGCCACCGTCAAGGAAGGCCAGACGCTCATCATCATCGAAGCGATGAAGACGATGAACCAGATTCCTTCACCGAAGGCAGGCAAGGTGACCGAGATCCTCGTCGACGACGGACATCCCGTCGAATACGGCCAAGCCCTCGTCGTCATCGAATAG